The Prunus persica cultivar Lovell chromosome G8, Prunus_persica_NCBIv2, whole genome shotgun sequence genome includes a region encoding these proteins:
- the LOC109950576 gene encoding uncharacterized protein LOC109950576 encodes MNNMNKSDIDLAQLLKTFDPDTKSFKFGTKSFQITSNAVTQILGLPNEGKSVKLVNDRYTATFRTRHFGEKGKPSKNQVEAELQKTIALANQQKKEKAKTEQNKKTNKGKERKEAEEEEEEEEVDYDKEVVSLILILLCMTFLFANSSSTLHWKLFEHCVNLDTLSSYSWARAVSDYMNESLTAKAKAKAKKGGEASIGAVSGCTILILFLLCERTNIIQPILGKEKETPAILRWSLVELHTRFNQIKDLNDIEGIFKTPKKRKTTREEEDTVEKVIEICIQCIAVCVFYIAVCILSNAVSESFNLIVQGILKTYKKRKTTEEEGDPLDKEKEKEDDEGKPDDAIQDLLVKSMTDQINYRQQQDPSFVFPERLQLWKDEKNEDSEKKMKELWDIFIQAEKRSKELEVELATYIEKLDNEECVTATMTVESTVQLNEIQNLKRRIAELEGKETGIDMEKIAKKKEIQEKYKAEIESLLSDPTIFEMEMDLPTKQPTQPVEEKEKEKKEEEKQQEEREEEKKQDAPTPDVPSRVQRVKNRERKRLQASCYVYEKNKKTKKEAKKDDEELPQFKLISSEELTQEASQPDATNPIPDPPKGTSLHDSIPVDLQQSSDEDEAQKKQTKKKLGWGQKKVWQKIPKPDRESIEKHYLSTQLRDIFWAGLNDEKVTNHDLKDIVWDLELSQNVIEAYIQIEEDKIEPMQTESPQYMSTWTWAYMQSFLEPSWHRFLYEPLLEKLGKCNVLFFPIISQEEFHFTLLTFHKNERKWRHYNPLRSLGRRKEERCIDIARNFVNIVEGWLEYIRPQARVFIETKKKPTLVKQKEGPPTLVQKDLTPNEELTLKWIMQNPLQFPFEDDMECAQQSASSLDCGMFVMFYMDKIAQGQPIPKSVDKKFMNEYRAQYVTKLLHHKNCVINRL; translated from the exons ATGAATAACATGAATAAGTCGGACATTGACTTAGCACAGCTGCTCAAGACATTTGATCCGGATACAAAGTCCTTCAAATTTGGAACCAAATCATTCCAAATCACAAGCAATGCAGTGACTCAGATTCTAGGACTGCCAAATGAAGGCAAATCTGTCAAACTTGTCAATGATAGGTACACTGCTACCTTCAGAACAAGGCACTttggagaaaagggaaaacctTCAAAAAACCAGGTAGAAGCAGAATTACAAAAGACAATTGCCTTGGCAAACcaacagaagaaagaaaaggcaaagacagagcaaaataaaaaaacgaacaaaggaaaagaaaggaaagaagctgaagaagaagaagaagaagaagaagttgattaCGACAAGGAGGTGGTCAGCCTAATATTGATTCTGCTGTGCATGACATTCCTTTTTGCCAACTCTTCATCTACTTTGCattggaaattatttgagCACTGCGTGAATCTAGACACACTTTCAAGCTATTCGTGGGCAAGAGCTGTTTCAGACTACATGAATGAATCCTTGaccgcaaaagcaaaagcaaaagcaaagaagggaGGAGAAGCCTCTATAGGAGCTGTTTCGGGTTGCACTATCCTAATATTG TTTCTACTGTGTGAGAGGACAAACATCATACAACCAATCCTTggcaaggagaaagaaactccTGCCATTCTTAGATGGAGTCTTGTGGAACTCCACACAAGATTCAACCAAATAAAGGACTTGAATGACATCGAG GGTATTTTCAAAACTCCTAAAAAGCGAAAAACTACCAGGGAAGAGGAAGACACTGTTGAGAAGGTAATTGAAATCTGTATACAGTGCATTGCAGTTTGTGTTTTCTACATTGCAGTTTGCATTTTatccaatgcagtttctgaatcattcaatctcattgtacagggtattttgaaaacatataaaaagagaaaaactaccGAAGAAGAGGGAGACCCTCTTGACAAG gaaaaagaaaaagaagatgatgagggaAAACCTGATGATGCAATTCAAGACCTCTTGGTGAAGTCCATGACAGACCAAATCAACTACCGCCAACAACAAGATCCTAGCTTCGTTTTCCCGGAAAGATTACAACTGTGGAAGGATGAAAAGAATGAAGACagtgagaagaaaatgaaggaattgTGGGATATATTTATCCAAGCAGAAAAGAGATCAAAGGAGCTGGAAGTGGAGTTGGCAACATACATAGAGAAATTAGATAATGAAGAATGTGTGACTGCCACCATGACAGTGGAATCTACAGTTCAGcttaatgaaatacaaaatctgaaaaggaGGATTGCAGAATTGGAAGGCAAGGAAACTGGTATTGACATGGAGAAGATTGCCAAGAAAAAGGAGATTCAAGAAAAGTACAAGGCAGAAATTGAAAGCTTGTTGTCAGACCCAACAATCTTTGAAATGGAGATGGATCTGCCTACAAAACAACCAACACAACCagttgaagagaaagaaaaagaaaagaaagaagaagagaagcaacaagaagagagagaagaagagaagaagcaagatGCTCCAACACCTGATGTTCCTTCAAGAGTACAAAGGGtgaagaacagagaaagaaagaggcttCAAGCATCTTGCTATGTGtacgaaaaaaataagaaaacaaaaaaggaggcAAAAAAGGATGATGAAGAACTACCACAATTCAAGCTTATCTCTTCCGAGGAG TTAACACAAGAGGCATCTCAGCCCGATGCCACAAATCCAATTCCTGACCCCCCTAAAGGAACGAGCCTTCATGATTCAATACCTGTGGATCTACAACAATCaagtgatgaagatgaagcacaaaaaaagcaaacaaagaaaaaactaggATGGGGTCAGAAAAAGGTGTGGCAGAAAATTCCAAAGCCGGACAGGGAAAGCATTGAAAAACACTACTTAAGCACTCAACTTCG TGATATCTTCTGGGCAGGACTCAATGATGAGAAAGTGACAAACCATGATCTCAAAGATATTGTATGGGACCTGGAACTGTCACAAAAC GTCATTGAGGCCTATATCCAAATAGAGGAGGATAAAATAGAGCCCATGCAGACAGAGAGTCCACAGTACATGTCCACATGGACTTGG GCTTACATGCAAAGCTTCCTAGAGCCATCTTGGCACAGGTTCCTGTATGAACCCTTACTTGAAAAACTCGGGAAATGCaatgttcttttcttcccAATTATTTCACAAGAAGAGTTCCACTTCACACTTCTCACATTTCACAAAAATGAACGAAAGTGGAGACACTACAATCCACTTAGATCGTTGGGAcgtagaaaagaagaaaggtgcATTGACATTGCTCGAAACTTT gttaataTTGTTGAAGGGTGGCTAGAATATATAAGACCTCAAGCACGAGTGTtcatagaaacaaaaaaaaaaccaacacttGTGAAGCAAAAAGAAGGGCCCCCAACACTTGTACAAAAAGATTTGACTCCAAATGAAGAACTCACTCTCAAATGGATTATGCAAAATccattgcagtttccatttgagGATGACATGGAATGTGCTCAACAAAGTGCATCTTC ATTGGATTGCGGCATGTTCGTCATGTTCTATATGGATAAAATAGCACAAGGACAGCCCATTCCAAAAAGCGTGGACAAGAAATTCATGAATGAATATCGAGCACAATATGTCACAAAACTCCTACACCACAAAAACTGTGTAATTAATCGTCTCTAG
- the LOC109950829 gene encoding uncharacterized protein LOC109950829: MEVCVIAKCTYKSETIMFSVSSESSMVDILKTLCLRFRGLQLGCFTLRYSVPSYPSCFLETDSDLDLMRTFLLISNEKTVDILVKDLCGSSEYSGDFCVNKELIACEKGESSCSSTVEDRNEFLGRSKRASAKPLLSNEWETYIHHVGQKFDGGAEEFRLKLCKYALEVGFNFEYAGNDKKRVVAVCSNKKLEGCSWRVYASRCEATGSFVIRTLNNVHTCAGRIRESKSKMMRSRVVSSLIVDRIRAKPELKPVEIIHEFKDYYGIDISYYHAWFGKELAKLDVHGDESKSFNELVWYVDAVKETNTGSLCTLDCEAGINRF, translated from the coding sequence ATGGAGGTGTGTGTCATTGCCAAGTGCACATATAAGTCGGAAACCATcatgttttcagtttcatcaGAGTCATCcatggttgatattttgaagactttgtgtctgaggtttaggggtttgcaGTTGGGTTGTTTCACATTACGGTATTCGGTGCCCAGTTATCCGAGTTGTTTTCTAGAAACGGATAGCGATTTGGACTTGATGAggacatttttgttgatatcaAATGAGAAGACTGTTGATATTTTAGTGAAGGATTTATGCGGGAGCAGTGAATATAGTGGTgatttttgtgtaaataaGGAGTTGATAGCATGTGAAAAGGGCGAGTCGTCGTGTTCTAGTACTGTCGAAGACAGAAACGAGTTTTTGGGCAGGTCGAAGAGAGCAAGTGCTAAGCCTTTGTTGTCGAATGAGTGGGAGACATACATACATCATGTGGGGCAGAAGTTTGACGGTGGTGCAGAGGAGTTCCGGTTGAAATTGTGCAAGTACGCTCTTGAAGtaggatttaattttgaatatgcCGGCAATGACAAGAAGCGGGTGGTTGCTGTTTGTTCGAATAAGAAATTGGAGGGTTGCAGCTGGCGTGTTTATGCTTCTCGTTGTGAAGCTactggcagttttgtaattcggACGTTAAATAATGTTCATACATGTGCGGGTCGGATACGGGAATCAAAGAGTAAGATGATGAGGTCTCGTGTGGTGTCCTCCCTCATTGTGGACAGAATTCGTGCAAAACCAGAGCTGAAGCCAGTTGAGATTATACACGAGTTCAAAGATTATTATGGTATAGACATTTCATACTACCACGCATGGTTTGGCAAAGAGTTAGCTAAATTGGACGTTCACGGTGATGAGTCGAAGTCCTTCAACGAGTTAGTGTGGTATGTGGACGCCGTAAAGGAAACTAACACTGGTTCTCTCTGCACTCTTGATTGTGAAGCTGGAATTAATCGCTTTTGA
- the LOC18768487 gene encoding F-box/LRR-repeat protein At2g43260: protein MEEIQRRSKKRIMMKQCSESTTQTQLMDLPLEILLAILLRLPTRSLFSLLCVSKTLRSLVDCPSFAHKHSEYIATSNYEDLDPPHVMVLTNSQLITLQAQDPLLPINEFVFDISNSIGNGFNLEFEFVSYGLLLFKEKEANHELLLVNPLRGEVLKLPPPLPHCAYELYAMGYDVMTSTHKIVRLFGPRGDPDHIVVQIYVLGTSSSSSWRQISSVPPLPCCLSSKASVSAYGNMHWLVYVLSSDLELRILSFDFKREEFEWTPHTNLPDFDNRIDIHLINFRGRLSIVDVSAISSPQKNDHDQIEIWVMKSCKNFTWEKKYAVKIDLDPCCMKPWETPSHFLGVGPGSVGAWEHGIFLRDPKSRNMVVFLDVDSGGIRAVQVGSSSMSDCDDLMPVDVFSYTGGYISLRKYGDLMEAKTGEGNFFSVGKMMQRSMLPSYCFEIGIGGLRSIQIKV, encoded by the coding sequence ATGGAGGAGATCCAGAGGAGGAGCAAGAAGAGAATAATGATGAAGCAATGCAGCGAGAGCACAACGCAGACGCAGTTGATGGACCTCCCCTTGGAGATCCTCCTGGCAATCCTTTTGAGGCTGCCCACAAGATCACtgttttctttgctttgtgtCTCTAAGACCTTGCGTAGCTTAGTTGACTGCCCATCTTTTGCTCACAAGCATTCAGAGTATATCGCTACGTCCAATTATGAAGATTTAGACCCGCCTCATGTTATGGTTCTTACCAACTCCCAATTAATCACCTTGCAAGCTCAAGATCCATTGTTGCCCATTAACGAATTTGTCTTTGACATTTCCAACTCCATTGGAAACGGATTCAATCTagagtttgagtttgtttCGTACGGCTTGCTTTTGTTTAAGGAGAAAGAGGCAAATCATGAACTCCTCCTAGTCAATCCTCTCAGGGGAGAAGTTCTAAAGCTCCCACCACCGCTGCCACACTGCGCCTATGAATTGTATGCTATGGGATACGATGTCATGACTAGCACCCACAAGATTGTTCGTCTTTTTGGACCCCGCGGCGACCCGGACCACATTGTGGTCCAAATTTATGTCCTGGGCACAAGCTCCTCATCGTCATGGAGACAAATATCCTCAGTTCCTCCACTACCTTGTTGTCTAAGCAGCAAAGCCAGTGTGTCTGCATATGGAAACATGCACTGGCTAGTTTATGTTCTCTCTTCTGATCTTGAATTGAGAATACTTTCTTTTGACTTCAAAAGGGAAGAGTTCGAATGGACTCCTCATACCAACTTGCCAGACTTCGACAACCGTATTGATATTCACCTGATTAATTTTAGAGGACGTCTCTCCATTGTTGATGTTTCTGCAATTTCATCACCTCAAAAAAATGACCATGACCAAATTGAGATATGGGTGATGAAAAGTTGCAAAAACTTTACGTGGGAAAAAAAGTACGCCGTAAAAATCGATCTTGATCCTTGTTGCATGAAACCATGGGAGACTCCTTCTCATTTCCTTGGTGTTGGGCCTGGTTCTGTAGGTGCTTGGGAACATGGCATCTTTCTCAGAGATCCTAAATCTAGAAATATGGTTGTGTTTTTGGATGTCGATAGTGGTGGCATCAGAGCCGTACAAGTTGGATCATCTTCAATGAGCGATTGTGATGATCTTATGCCCGTCGATGTGTTCAGTTATACCGGAGGCTATATTTCTCTAAGAAAATATGGTGACTTGATGGAAGCAAAGACGGGGGAGGGAAATTTCTTTTCTGTGGGGAAGATGATGCAGAGGTCAATGTTGCCCAGTTATTGTTTTGAAATTGGTATAGGAGGGTTGAGAAGTATACAAATTAAGGTTTAA
- the LOC109950828 gene encoding uncharacterized protein LOC109950828: protein MGRVVTFFSDRNQGLLNAMGFVFPGWPHSYCYYHLKQNLISKYPKSGYGKLLQDRVINLFSRCAYAVTEEEFKVAMEELVIVGSSKVKTFISDLSRDHYANAFFKGMHYGEMANSLAESFNNWVGVFRDLPVLPLIEGIRQKLMVLNSQRRIEAEKWTTVLCPEMETRLCENAEAGRTWAVRRSNSTVFEVFADYSVMVDLEQRTCSCRLWQIDGFPCTHAVAAILAKRDSVYDYVECYYKTDFFRKAYESPIFPIPDIGKGLGSNGSAAGVVLPPITKRPAGRPPTKRIKVFGEFKRPLKCSRCSVAGHNRKTCKAII, encoded by the coding sequence ATGGGGAGAGTGGTGACCTTTTTCTCGGACCGCAATCAAGGTTTGTTAAATGCAATGGGGTTTGTGTTTCCCGGATGGCCTCATTCTTACTGTTATTATCACCTCAAACAGAATTTGATATCAAAGTACCCGAAGTCAGGTTATGGGAAACTGCTCCAAGACCgtgttatcaatttatttagtagATGCGCATATGCTGTTACGGAGGAAGAGTTTAAGGTAGCAATGGAGGAGTTGGTGATTGTTGGGAGTTCGAAAGTGAAGACATTTATATCTGATTTGTCTAGAGATCACTATGCCAACGCATTTTTCAAAGGAATGCATTATGGGGAGATGGCAAACAGTTTAGCGGAGTCCTTTAATAATTGGGTTGGTGTGTTTCGAGATTTGCCGGTGCTACCTTTGATAGAAGGGATTCGACAGAAATTGATGGTATTGAATTCTCAACGAAGAATTGAAGCGGAGAAGTGGACAACAGTTTTGTGTCCGGAGATGGAGACTAGACTCTGTGAAAATGCGGAGGCCGGTAGGACTTGGGCAGTTCGTCGTTCTAATAGCACTGTTTTTGAAGTATTTGCTGATTATTCTGTGATGGTTGATCTCGAGCAAAGGACTTGTTCTTGCCGTCTTTGGCAAATTGATGGTTTTCCTTGCACACATGCGGTGGCTGCAATCCTAGCAAAGAGAGATTCAGTTTATGATTACGTGGAGTGTTACTACAAAACCGACTTCTTTCGAAAAGCCTATGAGAGTCCTATTTTTCCTATTCCAGATATTGGGAAAGGATTGGGCAGCAATGGTTCTGCCGCTGGAGTTGTGCTTCCGCCAATTACAAAGAGGCCAGCAGGAAGACCACCAACAAAGaggatcaaagtttttggtgaatttaaaaGGCCGTTGAAATGCAGTCGGTGCAGTGTTGCTGGGCACAATAGGAAGACTTGCAAGGCTATTATATGA
- the LOC18767205 gene encoding SUPPRESSOR OF ABI3-5 isoform X2 — translation MSLLLKLLTSIFVSRDDCQILLLIGFGSVERIANDWGIFWQDYDDFVEDGIPIEPFNLNKEREEGYFDADGNFVEYANKNEVEDAWLDSVEVDTKYAGKGFAVTKDDDDVQDLSSDDVGKIKRRIADVLEPGETVLQALRRLKGTSNNKKEKMSAETKRVFDQLTEDATNLMDNGESNVYHEKKEMFEREAEGYESLARARREGTSTSAYQGKSVLSMEWGTSSDVTSPGVPSSILPETAVGSSNSNAPAAETTSNGADAFDIFAEDDEHVIAKPSSEGSDVICGPNSDGVSSLSSNNLNAYSENGVLQNDYVFDESSGYYYSSSLGYYYDPSTGFYCSAASGLWYSFNEETGAYDEIHQAATSVN, via the exons CATTTTTGTGAGTCGAGATGATTGCCAGATTCTTCTGTTAATTGGATTTGGATCAGTGGAAAGGATAGCCAATGATTGGGGTATCTTTTGGCAGGATTACGACGACTTTGTTGAGGATGGGATTCCAATAGAACCTTTCAACTTGAACAAGGAGAGGGAAGAAGGTTATTTTGATGCAGATGgaaattttgttgaatatgCCAATAAAAATGAAGTCGAG GATGCATGGCTTGATAGTGTTGAAGTTGATACAAAATATGCTGGAAAAGGGTTTGCAGTAacaaaagatgatgatgatgtccAAGATTTGTCTTCTGATGATGTTGGGAAGATTAAAAGACGTATTGCTGATGTGCTTGAGCCAGGGGAAACG GTTTTACAAGCTTTGAGGAGATTGAAGGGAACTTCAAATAACAAGAAGGAGAAGATGTCGGCTGAAACAAAGCGTGTATTTGACCAATTAACTGAAGATGCCACAAACCTGATGGATAATGGTGAATCCA ATGTCTAtcatgaaaagaaagagatgttTGAGCGTGAGGCAG aaGGATATGAGAGCTTAGCTCGGGCAAGAAGGGAAGGCACCTCCACAAGTGCATACCAGGGGAAATCTGTTCTTAGCATGGAGTGGGGCACTTCCTCTGATGTAACCAGTCCAGGAGTACCCTCTTCAATACTGCCCGAAACTGCTGTTGGTTCTTCCAATTCTAATGCACCCGCTGCAGAAACCACGAGTAATGGTGCTGATGCGTTTGATATATTTGCGGAAGATGATGAACATGTAATTGCTAAACCATCTTCTGAAGGAAGTGATGTGATCTGTGGCCCTAATTCTGATGGAGTCAGCTCACTGTCTTCAAACAACTTAAACGCTTATTCTGAGA aTGGAGTTTTGCAAAATGATTATGTGTTTGATGAGTCTTCTGG GTACTATTATAGCAGCAGTTTGGGATATTATTATGATCCGTCCACAGGATTCTATTGCTCTGCTGCGTCGGGGCTGTG GTACTCGTTCAATGAGGAGACGGGCGCATATGATGAAATTCACCAGGCTGCAACCAGTGTGAATTGA